The genomic window CTTCTTCCACCGCCCTCTGAACAAGTCTTATGGCAAGGTTTGTAGTCCTTATCCTCTCTTCAAAGTTTGTTTCAAAGAACCTTCTTTCTCCCTCACCTCCTGCTTTGGCACTTGATAGGGCTATTCCAGCCTTTTCACGAAGTTCTCCAAAGGTAGCTCCGTCAGAAGGATATACAGAAATGCCCATATTAAAGGTGGGCGTAAGGATATCTCCGTTTATAAGGATCGGTCTTCCCAGAAACTCTTCAAGGACTTCAAGAAGCTCAAGGATATCCTCTTCCTTCTCCACAGGCAAAAGAAGGACAAACTCATCGCTCGCAGTTCTTCCAACCATACCCCTGTCTCCAAAAACCTCTAAGAGCCTTTTTGCGGTCTCAACAAGCACTCTATCACCCACAGCCTCGCCGTAAACCTTGTTTATCATCGAAAAGTTGTATATGTCTACAAGCACCAGAACAGCCATCTGGCTTTTTTTGAGAAGCTCGTTAGCCCTTATTCTCATACCATCAATGTTTAGAATGCCTGTGAGTGTATCGTAGAAGGTAAGCCTTTCCACCTCAGAAGACAGATACACCTCCCTTGTTATATCCTTACCTATTTCTATAAACCTCAAAGAACCATCGGGAAGCCTTACGGGATATATGCTACTCTCAAGGTAGATAAGCCTTCCATCCTTTGCTTTGTTTACAAACAGAGCGTTGAAGACCTCACCAGAAAGTATGGTATCCCAAAGCTCCCTGTAGAATTCGCTTGTATGATAACCAGACTTGAATATCCTTGGGTTTTTACCTATAAGCTCCTCCCTTGAGTAGCCGGAAAGCTCAGAAACTGCTTTGTTTACATACAGTATACTGCCCTTCTCGTCTGTGATAAGAACCCAAGAGTTTGAATTTTCAAGGGCACTTGCTATGACAAGGTTCTTATTTTCCTCTTCGAGTCTCTTGAGAACAAACTCCACATCCTGCTTTATTTCCTCCAGGACCTCCCTGTTCTCCTCTGAGAAAAAATAGGGTTCCTCCGCATATAGGTTTATCACATACTTCACTTCTCCATCCCTTTCTATGGGTATGGCACAAGAGGAGAAGATGCCCATATTTATCTGCCTTTCCCTCCAAGGTGTCATCATGGGATTTTCCAGGGTATTTTCGTTTATGTGTATCCTGTTTTCCCTGTAGGCTCTTGCGGTTACCCCCTGACCCTCTGGAAGGTCCTCTCTGGTGGATATAAAAAGGTCTTTAAGATAGTCCACCGCCCTGCCATAGTAATACAAAGGTGCTATAACCTCTTTTTCCATGTCTGGAACACCAATCCACACAAGGGGTAAACCCATACTTTCCACAACCTGCACACATATTTTGTTGAGTAGGTCCTTCTCTGTTTTAGCCTTCAGTATCTGCTGATTTATCCCTATCAAGAGCCTGTAGAGGTTCTTCAGCCTTTTCCTTTTGGTAATATCCACAAAATAGACCACACCTGCATAAAAGCCTTCGTATAACACAGTCTCAGAAGAGGCTATTGTCCAGGCTATAGTGCCATCCCTTTTAAGAAGCGGAAGCTCCTCATAAAACTGGCTAAAGTGCTCGCCCCTTAACCTTCTTTTGACAACTTCCGCAGTAAGCTCCCTATGTTTGGGATGGATTATCCTATCTATAGCTTCAAAGATGTCCATACCAATTAGGTTTTCCTGTGGATAACCTACAAGCTCTGAAAAGCTTCTGTTTACATACTCAATTTTATGAGTGTATAGAAGGACCGCTACATGTTTTGCTCTATCCAGCGTATAGAAAAAGCTTGCCTTTGACCAGAGCTTCATGAATTTATCAAACTCCCTGAAGAGCTTTACAACCCTTTGTATATCCTCCTCACCTGCGGGTTCAAGCTCATCAATGGAAAGTAGGGCGGTTTTCACCTTGTGATAGACATGGGGTTTTGACATAAAGAGATGGGAGGTTTCAAAAACATAATCCTCTACAACCTTAAAAGGAGCTTTATCTTCCTCTTCTATCTGTTCCCATGTGTCGTTATACATAAGGCAGGCATGCACCTGACCCCTTTTCAAAAGCTCAAAGGCGGAGAGGAAGTTTTCTGTAAAAACTATCCTTATCCTCTCTATGTCCAGAGAAAGCAAGGAATAGCCAGCTGGTCTTAAAAAGGGTGTTGCCACAAGTATATTCCCCTCTTCTGGAATCCTGTCCCTTACGAGCAAAAATAGCTTGTCCCTCTGACCTTTAAACTTCGCCACGGGCAGATAGCCAAGTTCGTAGAGCCTCGGAGAGACAAGAGGACCTGCGTAGTAAAGGTCAAAGAACTCACCCCTTTCTATTCTTTCGTATTCCTCTCCATGCCCGCTAAGAACCTCAAAGACC from Hydrogenobacter sp. T-8 includes these protein-coding regions:
- a CDS encoding EAL domain-containing protein, yielding MIKFSVCPHDTEKGLGRWKELALRLSRLLGEEVVFEVLSGHGEEYERIERGEFFDLYYAGPLVSPRLYELGYLPVAKFKGQRDKLFLLVRDRIPEEGNILVATPFLRPAGYSLLSLDIERIRIVFTENFLSAFELLKRGQVHACLMYNDTWEQIEEEDKAPFKVVEDYVFETSHLFMSKPHVYHKVKTALLSIDELEPAGEEDIQRVVKLFREFDKFMKLWSKASFFYTLDRAKHVAVLLYTHKIEYVNRSFSELVGYPQENLIGMDIFEAIDRIIHPKHRELTAEVVKRRLRGEHFSQFYEELPLLKRDGTIAWTIASSETVLYEGFYAGVVYFVDITKRKRLKNLYRLLIGINQQILKAKTEKDLLNKICVQVVESMGLPLVWIGVPDMEKEVIAPLYYYGRAVDYLKDLFISTREDLPEGQGVTARAYRENRIHINENTLENPMMTPWRERQINMGIFSSCAIPIERDGEVKYVINLYAEEPYFFSEENREVLEEIKQDVEFVLKRLEEENKNLVIASALENSNSWVLITDEKGSILYVNKAVSELSGYSREELIGKNPRIFKSGYHTSEFYRELWDTILSGEVFNALFVNKAKDGRLIYLESSIYPVRLPDGSLRFIEIGKDITREVYLSSEVERLTFYDTLTGILNIDGMRIRANELLKKSQMAVLVLVDIYNFSMINKVYGEAVGDRVLVETAKRLLEVFGDRGMVGRTASDEFVLLLPVEKEEDILELLEVLEEFLGRPILINGDILTPTFNMGISVYPSDGATFGELREKAGIALSSAKAGGEGERRFFETNFEERIRTTNLAIRLVQRAVEEDLFVLYYQPYWKSKDITLAGFEALIRIVDKEGKVYTPVHFIDYLENSKYLKSFEAFLLRSARDFYERHRIPLSINISARSFKEGKFIDMLVQQLEGCDITVEITERVFMVEKEKALKHIDILKTAGIKIALDDFGTGYSSLSYLSEIPVDVVKIDISFVRELPTNKKIKALVRNVVNLARDLGIQTLAEGVETAQQLEILQEMACTYVQGYLLGKPMPEEEAIKLVPMV